One region of Eupeodes corollae chromosome 1, idEupCoro1.1, whole genome shotgun sequence genomic DNA includes:
- the LOC129953981 gene encoding poly(ADP-ribose) glycohydrolase: MDSSIDDNVSWRGCSMDEIHRYLNEFELEHVPPVRPSDHDSVLYHFPIRCDTTEAPRPLKGQDKWDANHVRLPCSSRSQYPIVGDEGNVTIERRWKMVEQALLRPIKTSQELEDAVLSYNSKYSDLWNFQSLHQLFEEELDESESKEFFDNILPKIIRLALRLPSIVPCGIPLLKQGQNRSLSLTQLQVACLLANAFLCTFPRRNTTKRKSEYSTFPDINFNRLFQSRGQSVIEKIKCICHYFKRVCNRTPTGVVTFIRRSIPTADLPNWSYIEAPLAVTPLHITSCGTIEDQGRGLLQVDFANKFLGGGVLGHGCVQEEIRFSICPELLISKLFTECLRPTEALIMVGCERYSNYKGYSNSFVWDGDFEDDTPLDSSRRKSIHIVAIDALPFAKTSHQYREDLMLRELNKAYVGFIHPLDTIAPGVASGNWGCGAFGGEATLKALLQLMACTVAKRPLVYFTFGDEKLRDSVHQIHTFFIENNVTVKELWRYLKKFQEQKLAPSALYDFICTCHTDRHSSNQGPSSSRKQRGTFVKTPTKEQTEPVSSSKSNQQRTKDKDAASSSGSTPSVLSPDLFDEHSEDDMLAAVAEKLEAELVAIDTNSDEETSKNSSSKAKEAASPKTLLPKSSEKKSKLKQTSLLEMLDRCYTGDSPLKRRRGEAENF; the protein is encoded by the coding sequence ATGGACTCTTCTATCGATGACAACGTTTCGTGGCGTGGCTGTTCTATGGATGAAATCCATCGCTATCTCAACGAATTCGAACTGGAGCATGTCCCACCAGTTCGCCCTTCCGACCATGATTCAGTTCTGTATCACTTCCCCATACGTTGTGATACCACCGAAGCTCCACGCCCTCTCAAAGGACAAGATAAATGGGATGCAAATCACGTCCGCTTGCCATGTTCTTCACGAAGTCAATATCCAATTGTTGGCGATGAGGGCAATGTTACCATCGAACGCCGCTGGAAGATGGTAGAGCAGGCTTTACTTCGACCCATTAAAACCAGCCAAGAACTCGAAGATGCCGTCTTATCGTATAACTCCAAGTACAGTGACCTTTGGAACTTCCAATCTCTGCATCAACTTTTCGAGGAAGAACTCGATGAATCTGAATCGAAAGAGTTTTTCGATAATATCCTGCCGAAGATTATTCGTCTAGCTTTGCGTCTGCCTTCGATTGTTCCTTGTGGGATACCGTTGCTCAAGCAGGGACAAAATAGGTCGCTATCGCTAACCCAACTGCAAGTAGCCTGTTTGCTGGCAAACGCGTTCTTGTGCACGTTTCCCAGGCGGAACACAACCAAACGCAAGTCGGAGTACAGCACATTTCCTGACATAAACTTCAACCGGCTCTTCCAGTCGAGGGGACAGTCGGTCATCGAGAAAATTAAATGCATATGTCACTATTTCAAGAGAGTCTGCAATCGTACTCCCACAGGAGTGGTGACATTCATAAGACGCAGCATTCCAACCGCCGATCTACCCAACTGGTCCTACATCGAAGCCCCTTTGGCAGTGACCCCACTACACATCACGTCCTGCGGAACGATAGAAGATCAGGGTCGTGGTTTGTTGCAAGTtgattttgcaaataaatttcTAGGGGGCGGAGTTCTTGGCCATGGTTGCGTCCAGGAGGAGATCCGCTTTAGCATCTGTCCAGAGCTGCTTATAAGCAAACTATTCACAGAGTGCTTGAGGCCAACAGAAGCGTTGATAATGGTCGGCTGTGAGAGATACAGCAACTACAAGGGCTACTCCAACTCGTTTGTGTGGGATGGGGACTTTGAAGACGACACACCTCTCGATAGTAGTCGTCGAAAAAGTATTCATATTGTGGCAATCGACGCCCTGCCCTTTGCAAAAACCTCCCACCAGTATCGAGAGGATCTCATGTTGAGAGAACTGAACAAAGCCTATGTGGGCTTTATTCACCCACTTGACACAATTGCACCCGGAGTCGCGTCTGGGAACTGGGGTTGTGGTGCATTTGGAGGAGAGGCGACTCTCAAAGCTTTATTGCAATTGATGGCCTGCACTGTGGCCAAGAGACCGCTGGTATACTTCACATTCGGCGACGAAAAGCTCCGAGACTCAGTCCACCAAATTCATACGTTCTTCATCGAAAACAATGTAACCGTCAAAGAGTTATGGCGGTATTTGAAGAAGTTCCAAGAGCAGAAATTGGCACCGAGTGCCCTGTATGATTTCATCTGCACCTGTCACACAGATCGCCACTCTAGCAACCAAGGACCGAGCAGTAGCCGCAAACAACGTGGCACATTCGTCAAAACCCCAACTAAAGAACAAACCGAACCAGTATCCAGCTCAAAATCGAATCAACAACGTACAAAGGACAAAGATGCAGCTAGTAGTAGCGGCAGTACACCGTCAGTATTGTCTCCAGATCTCTTCGACGAGCACAGTGAGGACGATATGCTGGCGGCTGTTGCAGAGAAACTCGAAGCAGAACTGGTGGCAATTGACACAAACTCAGACGAAGAAACCAGcaaaaacagcagcagcaaagcTAAGGAAGCAGCCTCCCCCAAAACGTTGCTACCAAAAAGTAGCGAAAAGAAATCCAAACTCAAACAAACTTCTCTGTTGGAGATGTTAGACAGGTGCTATACCGGAGATAGTCCTCTTAAAAGACGTCGTGGAGAAGcggaaaatttttaa
- the LOC129939266 gene encoding serine protease easter-like isoform X4: MISKSSLSIGAVILVSIISATSAQNVVNYGRCLTPNSERALCIHLEQCTYLYNKLLTKPLLDADKMFLQRSQCGSNNGKVLICCPERQIGAQMPAEPDSTDTRIRASLPEPGTCGNVISNRIYGGNVTKIDEYPWMALIEYKKGENGNGHHCGGSLINDRYVLTAAHCISAIPETWTPYQVRLGEWDTQTDVDCEVDVRGYKDCADPHVDVTIEKVIPHEKYVSSSKSQPYDIALIRLSRSIPYTEFIQPICLPLKDILKRSTFEGSVMDVSGWGKTEQGTSSNLKLKAEVPIVPLNDCQRVYSQRSVDLQSSQMCAGGQQGIDSCRGDSGGPLIGLDSSNKMRVYYFLAGVVSFGPTPCGLQGWPGVYTKVSDYVDWIQQNIEP, from the exons AGAACGTTGTTAACTATGGACGATGTCTGACGCCCAATTCAGAGCGTGCTTTATGCATACACTTGGAACAATGTACATACCTGTACAACAAGCTCCTGACAAAACCACTATTAGATGCTGATAAAATGTTCTTGCAACGTAGTCAATGTGGTTCCAATAATGGAAAAGTTTTG atctgTTGTCCCGAACGACAAATCGGAGCTCAAATGCCAGCAGAACCAGACTCTACAGACACACGAATTCGAGCAAGCCTCCCTGAACCTGGTACTTGTGGTAACGTAATTTCAAATCGAATCTACGGTGGTAACGTAACGAAAATCGATGaatatccatggatggcactgaTTGAGTACAAAAAAG GTGAAAATGGAAACGGACATCATTGCGGTGGTAGTTTGATCAATGACCGTTACGTTTTGACAGCCGCTCATTGCATAAGTGCCATACCTGAAACATGGACGCCGTACCAAGTTCGTCTAGGTGAATGGGATACCCAGACAGACGTCGATTGCGAGGTAGATGTTCGTGGCTACAAAGATTGTGCTGATCCTCATGTTGATGTTACGATCGAGAAAGTGATTCCTCACGAAAAATACGTGTCTTCATCAAAAAGTCAACCTTACGATATTGCCTTAATACGATTATCACGTAGCATACCATACACCGAATTCATTCAGCCTATTTGCCTGCCCCTTAAGGATATCCTCAAGCGTTCTACTTTCGAAGGTAGCGTTATGGATGTTTCTGGTTGGGGTAAAACTGAACAAGGGACATCAAGTAACCTCAAACTGAAAGCTGAAGTTCCAATTGTGCCTTTGAATGACTGTCAACGGGTTTATAGCCAACGTAGCGTTGATTTACAAAGCTCACAAATGTGCGCTGGCGGCCAACAAGGTATCGACTCGTGTCGTGGAGATTCGGGTGGACCACTTATTGGATTGGATTCCTCGAACAAAATGAGAGTTTACTATTTCTTAGCTGGAGTTGTGTCATTTGGACCAACTCCATGCGGTTTGCAAGGTTGGCCAGGCGTTTATACAAAAGTCAGTGATTATGTTGATTGGATTCAGCAAAATATCGAACCTTAA
- the LOC129939266 gene encoding serine protease easter-like isoform X1, translating to MLHCKMISKSSLSIGAVILVSIISATSAQIYYPPDKPSENVVNYGRCLTPNSERALCIHLEQCTYLYNKLLTKPLLDADKMFLQRSQCGSNNGKVLICCPERQIGAQMPAEPDSTDTRIRASLPEPGTCGNVISNRIYGGNVTKIDEYPWMALIEYKKGENGNGHHCGGSLINDRYVLTAAHCISAIPETWTPYQVRLGEWDTQTDVDCEVDVRGYKDCADPHVDVTIEKVIPHEKYVSSSKSQPYDIALIRLSRSIPYTEFIQPICLPLKDILKRSTFEGSVMDVSGWGKTEQGTSSNLKLKAEVPIVPLNDCQRVYSQRSVDLQSSQMCAGGQQGIDSCRGDSGGPLIGLDSSNKMRVYYFLAGVVSFGPTPCGLQGWPGVYTKVSDYVDWIQQNIEP from the exons aaatttacTATCCGCCCGATAAACCCTCAGAGAACGTTGTTAACTATGGACGATGTCTGACGCCCAATTCAGAGCGTGCTTTATGCATACACTTGGAACAATGTACATACCTGTACAACAAGCTCCTGACAAAACCACTATTAGATGCTGATAAAATGTTCTTGCAACGTAGTCAATGTGGTTCCAATAATGGAAAAGTTTTG atctgTTGTCCCGAACGACAAATCGGAGCTCAAATGCCAGCAGAACCAGACTCTACAGACACACGAATTCGAGCAAGCCTCCCTGAACCTGGTACTTGTGGTAACGTAATTTCAAATCGAATCTACGGTGGTAACGTAACGAAAATCGATGaatatccatggatggcactgaTTGAGTACAAAAAAG GTGAAAATGGAAACGGACATCATTGCGGTGGTAGTTTGATCAATGACCGTTACGTTTTGACAGCCGCTCATTGCATAAGTGCCATACCTGAAACATGGACGCCGTACCAAGTTCGTCTAGGTGAATGGGATACCCAGACAGACGTCGATTGCGAGGTAGATGTTCGTGGCTACAAAGATTGTGCTGATCCTCATGTTGATGTTACGATCGAGAAAGTGATTCCTCACGAAAAATACGTGTCTTCATCAAAAAGTCAACCTTACGATATTGCCTTAATACGATTATCACGTAGCATACCATACACCGAATTCATTCAGCCTATTTGCCTGCCCCTTAAGGATATCCTCAAGCGTTCTACTTTCGAAGGTAGCGTTATGGATGTTTCTGGTTGGGGTAAAACTGAACAAGGGACATCAAGTAACCTCAAACTGAAAGCTGAAGTTCCAATTGTGCCTTTGAATGACTGTCAACGGGTTTATAGCCAACGTAGCGTTGATTTACAAAGCTCACAAATGTGCGCTGGCGGCCAACAAGGTATCGACTCGTGTCGTGGAGATTCGGGTGGACCACTTATTGGATTGGATTCCTCGAACAAAATGAGAGTTTACTATTTCTTAGCTGGAGTTGTGTCATTTGGACCAACTCCATGCGGTTTGCAAGGTTGGCCAGGCGTTTATACAAAAGTCAGTGATTATGTTGATTGGATTCAGCAAAATATCGAACCTTAA
- the LOC129939266 gene encoding serine protease easter-like isoform X3, with protein MLHCKMISKSSLSIGAVILVSIISATSAQNVVNYGRCLTPNSERALCIHLEQCTYLYNKLLTKPLLDADKMFLQRSQCGSNNGKVLICCPERQIGAQMPAEPDSTDTRIRASLPEPGTCGNVISNRIYGGNVTKIDEYPWMALIEYKKGENGNGHHCGGSLINDRYVLTAAHCISAIPETWTPYQVRLGEWDTQTDVDCEVDVRGYKDCADPHVDVTIEKVIPHEKYVSSSKSQPYDIALIRLSRSIPYTEFIQPICLPLKDILKRSTFEGSVMDVSGWGKTEQGTSSNLKLKAEVPIVPLNDCQRVYSQRSVDLQSSQMCAGGQQGIDSCRGDSGGPLIGLDSSNKMRVYYFLAGVVSFGPTPCGLQGWPGVYTKVSDYVDWIQQNIEP; from the exons AGAACGTTGTTAACTATGGACGATGTCTGACGCCCAATTCAGAGCGTGCTTTATGCATACACTTGGAACAATGTACATACCTGTACAACAAGCTCCTGACAAAACCACTATTAGATGCTGATAAAATGTTCTTGCAACGTAGTCAATGTGGTTCCAATAATGGAAAAGTTTTG atctgTTGTCCCGAACGACAAATCGGAGCTCAAATGCCAGCAGAACCAGACTCTACAGACACACGAATTCGAGCAAGCCTCCCTGAACCTGGTACTTGTGGTAACGTAATTTCAAATCGAATCTACGGTGGTAACGTAACGAAAATCGATGaatatccatggatggcactgaTTGAGTACAAAAAAG GTGAAAATGGAAACGGACATCATTGCGGTGGTAGTTTGATCAATGACCGTTACGTTTTGACAGCCGCTCATTGCATAAGTGCCATACCTGAAACATGGACGCCGTACCAAGTTCGTCTAGGTGAATGGGATACCCAGACAGACGTCGATTGCGAGGTAGATGTTCGTGGCTACAAAGATTGTGCTGATCCTCATGTTGATGTTACGATCGAGAAAGTGATTCCTCACGAAAAATACGTGTCTTCATCAAAAAGTCAACCTTACGATATTGCCTTAATACGATTATCACGTAGCATACCATACACCGAATTCATTCAGCCTATTTGCCTGCCCCTTAAGGATATCCTCAAGCGTTCTACTTTCGAAGGTAGCGTTATGGATGTTTCTGGTTGGGGTAAAACTGAACAAGGGACATCAAGTAACCTCAAACTGAAAGCTGAAGTTCCAATTGTGCCTTTGAATGACTGTCAACGGGTTTATAGCCAACGTAGCGTTGATTTACAAAGCTCACAAATGTGCGCTGGCGGCCAACAAGGTATCGACTCGTGTCGTGGAGATTCGGGTGGACCACTTATTGGATTGGATTCCTCGAACAAAATGAGAGTTTACTATTTCTTAGCTGGAGTTGTGTCATTTGGACCAACTCCATGCGGTTTGCAAGGTTGGCCAGGCGTTTATACAAAAGTCAGTGATTATGTTGATTGGATTCAGCAAAATATCGAACCTTAA
- the LOC129939266 gene encoding serine protease easter-like isoform X2: protein MISKSSLSIGAVILVSIISATSAQIYYPPDKPSENVVNYGRCLTPNSERALCIHLEQCTYLYNKLLTKPLLDADKMFLQRSQCGSNNGKVLICCPERQIGAQMPAEPDSTDTRIRASLPEPGTCGNVISNRIYGGNVTKIDEYPWMALIEYKKGENGNGHHCGGSLINDRYVLTAAHCISAIPETWTPYQVRLGEWDTQTDVDCEVDVRGYKDCADPHVDVTIEKVIPHEKYVSSSKSQPYDIALIRLSRSIPYTEFIQPICLPLKDILKRSTFEGSVMDVSGWGKTEQGTSSNLKLKAEVPIVPLNDCQRVYSQRSVDLQSSQMCAGGQQGIDSCRGDSGGPLIGLDSSNKMRVYYFLAGVVSFGPTPCGLQGWPGVYTKVSDYVDWIQQNIEP, encoded by the exons aaatttacTATCCGCCCGATAAACCCTCAGAGAACGTTGTTAACTATGGACGATGTCTGACGCCCAATTCAGAGCGTGCTTTATGCATACACTTGGAACAATGTACATACCTGTACAACAAGCTCCTGACAAAACCACTATTAGATGCTGATAAAATGTTCTTGCAACGTAGTCAATGTGGTTCCAATAATGGAAAAGTTTTG atctgTTGTCCCGAACGACAAATCGGAGCTCAAATGCCAGCAGAACCAGACTCTACAGACACACGAATTCGAGCAAGCCTCCCTGAACCTGGTACTTGTGGTAACGTAATTTCAAATCGAATCTACGGTGGTAACGTAACGAAAATCGATGaatatccatggatggcactgaTTGAGTACAAAAAAG GTGAAAATGGAAACGGACATCATTGCGGTGGTAGTTTGATCAATGACCGTTACGTTTTGACAGCCGCTCATTGCATAAGTGCCATACCTGAAACATGGACGCCGTACCAAGTTCGTCTAGGTGAATGGGATACCCAGACAGACGTCGATTGCGAGGTAGATGTTCGTGGCTACAAAGATTGTGCTGATCCTCATGTTGATGTTACGATCGAGAAAGTGATTCCTCACGAAAAATACGTGTCTTCATCAAAAAGTCAACCTTACGATATTGCCTTAATACGATTATCACGTAGCATACCATACACCGAATTCATTCAGCCTATTTGCCTGCCCCTTAAGGATATCCTCAAGCGTTCTACTTTCGAAGGTAGCGTTATGGATGTTTCTGGTTGGGGTAAAACTGAACAAGGGACATCAAGTAACCTCAAACTGAAAGCTGAAGTTCCAATTGTGCCTTTGAATGACTGTCAACGGGTTTATAGCCAACGTAGCGTTGATTTACAAAGCTCACAAATGTGCGCTGGCGGCCAACAAGGTATCGACTCGTGTCGTGGAGATTCGGGTGGACCACTTATTGGATTGGATTCCTCGAACAAAATGAGAGTTTACTATTTCTTAGCTGGAGTTGTGTCATTTGGACCAACTCCATGCGGTTTGCAAGGTTGGCCAGGCGTTTATACAAAAGTCAGTGATTATGTTGATTGGATTCAGCAAAATATCGAACCTTAA